A genomic region of Halobacteriovorax sp. JY17 contains the following coding sequences:
- a CDS encoding transglycosylase domain-containing protein: MVISRHIKTIVLIILTISAITTIVASIFVVQTIGDVPVERLKRLDKSISLGVSKSKIDSDVYVNKSDLYDYWLFTNSELSFDEYTQLLTGRNQIETYKSGYLTKDEIELPEVALNECEKSSCYQRRVPFGEMPSVFWKGLIGIEDSRFLNHFGIDLKSIFRALATDIVELRLAQGGSTLTQQLVKNLFYSNEKSFKRKIKEMVVAIYIETKFSKEEILTSYFNEVFWGSFNGIRIKGIYSASLFYFGKKPNEIDPFEAAILIGLLKGPYYYNPLTQLDRLKLRSKVVFNKLVEMSLFSSRADSLWTDGDWDQWIGELKKRALSDRYKPLIYISRVNEESGISSYEQYILVKSSISILESLREKYKKEDIAVKVVMGNLKNNNFFSYYSKWERDKIKAISSERNSVGSALKPVYYSLMTYLGLKWSDEIESKEITLKLKSGDWSPRESHKVTDEYVTISRSLQESLNRPLVRLADHYGFDEVEKLATKYIPGMQTPLAEYPSQLLGSIELSTYELFEVYKKVLKKECEEVSKGNKAWEDTILYVLSDPTKTTIKRIVSKNLEELKFFGKTGTSNNGYDNWFVFYDGWNLGVIWTGIDSNRSGDGLRLYGSTTSFKIFQDFLLTRGRRLGELTCEKSGHLIR; this comes from the coding sequence TTGGTAATATCGCGTCATATAAAAACAATAGTTTTAATAATCTTAACGATCTCGGCAATCACAACGATCGTTGCGTCAATTTTTGTCGTTCAAACAATTGGCGATGTACCAGTAGAGCGGCTAAAGCGTTTAGATAAAAGTATTTCTTTAGGGGTTTCTAAATCTAAAATAGATAGCGATGTTTATGTAAATAAGTCAGATTTATATGACTATTGGCTTTTTACAAATAGCGAACTCAGTTTTGATGAGTATACCCAATTGCTTACTGGTAGAAATCAAATTGAAACGTACAAGAGTGGCTATCTAACTAAAGATGAAATAGAGCTCCCTGAAGTGGCCTTGAATGAGTGTGAAAAATCCTCTTGTTATCAAAGAAGGGTTCCATTTGGAGAAATGCCTTCTGTTTTTTGGAAAGGATTAATAGGGATAGAGGATTCTAGATTTTTAAATCACTTTGGGATTGATTTAAAATCAATTTTTAGAGCGCTAGCTACAGACATTGTAGAATTACGTCTTGCTCAAGGGGGATCAACTCTAACTCAACAACTCGTTAAGAATTTGTTCTATAGCAACGAAAAATCATTTAAAAGAAAAATTAAAGAAATGGTTGTGGCGATTTATATAGAAACAAAATTTTCAAAGGAAGAAATACTCACTTCCTATTTCAACGAAGTTTTTTGGGGAAGTTTTAACGGTATAAGAATAAAGGGAATTTATTCAGCTTCTTTGTTTTACTTCGGAAAGAAACCAAATGAGATCGATCCTTTTGAGGCAGCAATTTTAATTGGCCTTTTAAAGGGGCCGTACTACTACAATCCTCTCACACAATTAGATAGGTTGAAGCTTAGATCAAAAGTTGTTTTCAATAAATTAGTGGAGATGAGTTTATTTTCGAGTCGTGCAGATAGTTTGTGGACTGATGGAGACTGGGATCAATGGATTGGAGAACTAAAAAAGAGGGCCCTTAGTGATAGATATAAACCCCTTATTTATATTTCTAGAGTTAATGAAGAAAGTGGAATTAGCTCTTATGAGCAGTATATTTTAGTGAAGTCTTCTATTTCAATCTTAGAGTCCCTGCGTGAGAAATATAAGAAAGAAGATATTGCAGTTAAAGTAGTGATGGGTAATTTGAAGAATAATAATTTCTTCTCTTATTATTCAAAATGGGAAAGAGATAAAATAAAAGCAATAAGTTCAGAGAGAAACTCGGTTGGGAGTGCTTTAAAGCCTGTTTATTATTCATTGATGACCTATTTAGGATTGAAGTGGAGTGATGAAATTGAGTCAAAAGAAATTACTCTTAAATTAAAGTCGGGAGATTGGTCACCGAGGGAATCCCATAAAGTCACAGATGAATATGTCACAATCTCTAGATCTCTTCAGGAATCTCTTAATAGGCCTCTTGTTCGTCTTGCTGATCACTACGGATTCGATGAAGTGGAGAAACTTGCAACAAAGTATATTCCTGGAATGCAAACCCCTCTTGCAGAATATCCAAGCCAGTTGCTTGGATCAATTGAACTATCAACTTATGAGTTATTTGAAGTTTATAAGAAAGTTTTAAAGAAAGAGTGTGAAGAGGTTTCCAAGGGAAATAAGGCCTGGGAAGATACAATTCTCTATGTTTTGAGTGATCCAACGAAGACAACTATTAAAAGAATCGTTTCTAAGAATTTAGAAGAATTGAAATTCTTTGGAAAGACTGGGACGTCAAATAATGGGTACGATAATTGGTTCGTCTTTTATGATGGTTGGAACCTTGGAGTTATTTGGACAGGTATTGACTCAAATAGAAGTGGTGATGGATTAAGACTCTATGGAAGTACGACTTCATTTAAAATCTTTCAGGATTTTTTATTGACTAGAGGAAGACGATTAGGCGAGTTAACCTGCGAAAAAAGTGGACATTTGATTAGATAG
- the galU gene encoding UTP--glucose-1-phosphate uridylyltransferase GalU: protein MNIRKAVIPVAGKGTRFLPATKQTPKEMLPIINIPMVHYSVMEAVESGIEQLIFVTSSGKGSIENYFDRNLELENFLEQNGKIKELELIQNVSSMIEIITVRQKEQLGLGHAINCASPIIGNETFSVILGDDIVRGERPATKQLIEVSKKNNGKSVIGVMEVPNAETYRYGIVDGEFIDDKRLTLLMKAMIEKPKPSEAPTNLATPGRYILSGNIFECLNEIPRGVGGEYQLTDAINMLASRDEVYAHKFDGDRFDTGNIEGFLNATVEFALRDESTKELMLNIIREKIKTYGIKR from the coding sequence ATGAATATTAGGAAGGCCGTCATCCCCGTTGCGGGTAAAGGAACAAGGTTTCTTCCGGCCACGAAACAAACTCCCAAAGAAATGCTACCGATTATAAATATTCCTATGGTTCACTATTCAGTTATGGAAGCAGTTGAGTCGGGTATTGAGCAATTAATCTTTGTGACTTCATCGGGAAAAGGGTCTATTGAGAATTACTTTGATAGAAATCTAGAACTTGAAAACTTTCTTGAGCAAAATGGTAAGATAAAAGAATTGGAGCTCATTCAAAACGTAAGTTCAATGATCGAAATTATAACAGTGAGACAAAAAGAGCAGTTAGGCTTAGGACATGCCATAAATTGCGCTTCCCCAATCATAGGAAATGAGACATTCTCTGTAATTTTGGGAGATGATATCGTTAGGGGTGAGCGACCAGCTACAAAACAGTTAATAGAAGTATCAAAGAAGAATAATGGTAAGTCTGTTATTGGTGTAATGGAAGTTCCTAACGCCGAAACTTACCGCTATGGAATTGTTGATGGTGAATTTATCGATGATAAGAGGCTAACACTTCTTATGAAAGCAATGATTGAGAAACCAAAACCTAGTGAGGCTCCTACAAACTTAGCGACGCCTGGAAGATATATTCTTTCTGGAAATATTTTTGAATGCCTAAATGAGATACCGAGAGGAGTCGGTGGTGAGTATCAACTAACTGATGCTATCAATATGTTGGCCAGTAGAGACGAAGTCTATGCACACAAATTTGATGGAGATCGTTTCGATACAGGAAATATTGAAGGATTCTTAAATGCTACAGTTGAATTTGCACTTAGAGATGAATCAACGAAAGAGTTAATGCTTAATATTATTAGAGAAAAAATTAAAACATATGGGATAAAAAGATGA
- a CDS encoding LptF/LptG family permease — protein MGIIRKLILKEWFKFFAGSVIALFMLVSVANLISGFLRGNVTATEVLINHFIEIPGYLNKIFPVSCLMASLFSINKLKTRSELTAIFASGYSRKNYIIDLIFASLVVTIIQFLMSSYISPFFKSQRENLITESTHKFSNLKSQGLRSSTIGSGKMWYKSDDYFIAFTNYNQVKKELYNVTLYKLSIDNYLEEILAMEKVFWEKGIWVGKEVITLDHLNEKSFPKADSNRETIVSLSETPDDLRQIEADITILDIVKLWKYIKQLKSSGINIDEYMVLFYDKFSNSIICIIFAILASVSIFNPNRRSSSFGKNIAAVFFFTILYWLVYSYLIELGNNSKLIPFAATFSVPATFTIILIIIFSRNRKLAK, from the coding sequence ATGGGTATTATTAGAAAATTAATATTAAAAGAGTGGTTCAAGTTCTTCGCAGGCTCAGTCATCGCTCTATTTATGCTCGTTTCTGTTGCAAATTTAATCTCAGGCTTCCTAAGAGGAAATGTTACAGCAACAGAAGTTCTCATTAATCACTTTATCGAAATCCCTGGCTACCTTAACAAAATATTTCCAGTGTCCTGCCTAATGGCAAGTTTATTTAGTATTAATAAATTAAAAACAAGAAGTGAGCTCACTGCAATTTTTGCATCTGGATACTCCCGTAAGAACTATATTATTGATCTTATTTTCGCATCACTTGTTGTTACAATTATTCAGTTCTTAATGAGTTCATACATCTCTCCATTTTTTAAATCACAAAGAGAGAATCTCATAACCGAATCTACTCATAAGTTTAGCAATCTTAAAAGCCAAGGACTTAGATCTTCTACCATAGGTAGTGGAAAGATGTGGTACAAATCTGACGACTACTTCATTGCCTTTACAAATTATAATCAAGTAAAGAAAGAGTTGTATAATGTCACTCTTTATAAACTCTCTATTGATAACTACCTCGAAGAAATACTTGCAATGGAAAAAGTATTCTGGGAAAAAGGGATATGGGTAGGAAAAGAAGTTATTACACTTGATCATTTAAACGAGAAATCATTTCCAAAGGCTGACTCCAACCGAGAAACAATTGTTAGTCTTTCAGAAACCCCTGACGATCTTCGACAAATTGAAGCCGACATTACTATTTTAGATATTGTAAAGCTTTGGAAGTATATCAAACAACTAAAGAGCAGTGGTATCAATATAGATGAGTATATGGTTCTCTTTTATGATAAATTTTCAAACTCAATCATCTGTATCATCTTTGCGATCCTTGCATCTGTCTCTATTTTTAATCCAAATAGAAGAAGTAGTTCATTTGGTAAAAATATTGCAGCCGTTTTCTTTTTTACTATTCTCTACTGGCTTGTTTATTCATACCTAATTGAACTAGGTAATAATTCTAAACTGATACCATTTGCTGCGACATTTTCAGTCCCTGCAACCTTTACTATAATTCTAATTATTATTTTTTCCAGAAATAGGAAACTTGCAAAATGA
- a CDS encoding glycosyltransferase family 39 protein: MTSISSIKKLSIFSIFLVFALYIWDIGNLDAIRQGTEGFYLQIAKEMFENSSILTPLYNGENHWSKPPLQFWMANIFYFFGGGPSIFLSRFVIVIFSLSTIIISSKIVSRVLSKPFLLIFVYISATLGMFKYSRIFMMEMPLTMLTTIGALYFYQYLENKKNALHYAALFLGLSVLVKGPVSLVMAGGGIGLFLLIEWYMFGFNSTDLKKALKCLTYSLAIASIWFIICTIKYGHEFIDYFFLRENLGKFASKSYPIRHVFQGLLIFSLPWSLYLPTSLAQVKDHWVKVKNDKFLMFSNCCFFVFFTLWLIPSQRSHHYAMPSLVFFLISNFILLNNYSLNEKRQKMMNLANVTIAGLMTLTALLFGTLLIFKDVHNSTSLTIKVITTICLLLLGSFLFVKSKKQISKYFIALFIIGNLWNIFIPSFILPYLPKKVITLIGSREISAAVRKPYFIEEALERKVHWIGGSKIRQYILENNHLYITHQVTYDRYQLNNLTNVVTSWKIWRRGVKLKDGIEALSSKNIDQLKDTVYLLENKPLK; encoded by the coding sequence ATGACCTCAATAAGCTCAATCAAAAAGCTTTCAATTTTTTCAATTTTCTTAGTTTTTGCTCTCTACATTTGGGACATTGGAAATCTCGATGCCATAAGACAGGGAACGGAAGGCTTCTACTTACAAATTGCGAAGGAAATGTTTGAGAACAGCTCAATCCTCACACCTCTTTATAATGGAGAAAATCATTGGTCTAAACCCCCTCTCCAATTCTGGATGGCCAACATATTCTACTTCTTTGGTGGCGGTCCAAGTATTTTTCTTTCTCGATTTGTTATTGTTATTTTTTCTCTATCCACTATTATTATTTCTTCAAAGATTGTGTCTAGAGTTCTATCTAAGCCCTTTCTTTTAATATTTGTCTATATTAGTGCGACTCTTGGAATGTTTAAATATTCCCGAATCTTCATGATGGAAATGCCTCTCACTATGCTTACAACTATTGGAGCGCTCTACTTCTATCAATATCTAGAAAATAAGAAAAATGCACTTCATTATGCAGCACTTTTTCTAGGTCTATCGGTGCTAGTCAAAGGTCCCGTCTCCTTAGTAATGGCCGGAGGTGGTATTGGATTATTTCTTCTTATTGAATGGTATATGTTTGGTTTTAATTCAACGGACTTAAAAAAAGCCTTAAAGTGCTTAACTTACTCTCTGGCGATTGCCTCGATTTGGTTTATTATATGTACAATTAAATATGGACATGAATTTATCGATTACTTCTTTCTCAGAGAAAATCTAGGAAAGTTTGCCTCTAAATCTTATCCTATTAGGCATGTCTTTCAAGGACTACTTATTTTTTCTCTTCCATGGAGCCTCTACCTACCGACAAGCCTCGCACAAGTTAAAGATCACTGGGTAAAAGTTAAGAATGATAAATTTCTTATGTTCTCTAACTGCTGCTTCTTCGTTTTTTTTACTCTTTGGTTAATTCCTTCGCAGAGATCTCATCACTATGCTATGCCTTCTCTAGTATTCTTTCTTATATCAAATTTTATTTTACTAAATAATTACTCATTAAATGAAAAACGTCAGAAGATGATGAACTTAGCAAATGTCACAATTGCTGGACTAATGACATTAACCGCTCTTTTATTTGGAACACTTCTAATTTTTAAAGATGTTCACAATTCAACTTCTTTAACAATTAAGGTCATCACTACAATATGCCTTCTTCTTCTTGGATCATTTTTATTTGTAAAAAGTAAGAAGCAAATTTCTAAATACTTTATTGCGCTCTTTATTATTGGAAACCTTTGGAATATTTTTATTCCATCATTCATACTTCCTTATCTTCCAAAGAAAGTCATAACACTTATAGGTAGTAGGGAAATAAGCGCCGCTGTGAGAAAACCTTACTTCATCGAAGAAGCCCTTGAGAGGAAAGTTCACTGGATTGGGGGAAGTAAGATCAGACAGTATATTCTGGAAAATAACCATCTCTATATAACTCACCAAGTCACTTACGATAGATACCAACTAAATAACTTAACAAATGTCGTAACTAGCTGGAAAATCTGGCGACGTGGAGTTAAGCTCAAAGATGGCATTGAAGCTCTTAGCTCTAAAAATATCGACCAGCTAAAAGATACTGTATACCTCTTAGAAAACAAGCCCTTGAAGTAG
- the def gene encoding peptide deformylase, with the protein MENSNFLEDYKLEGELLQIFTYPAPVLKKVAEPVAEFNDELRALCKDMLFTMYHAPGIGLAAPQIGKSIRLFVMDIDFDREEVTRADGSTDHTLSNFNPLIFINPIISNRHGEVLYEEGCLSVPGIYEEVKRAETITVEYQDMWGEKHSIDADELLSICIQHENDHLEGIVFLERLSMLKQNFLKKKFLKQKKKKGN; encoded by the coding sequence ATGGAAAATTCAAACTTTTTAGAAGATTATAAACTTGAAGGAGAACTTCTTCAAATATTCACCTACCCTGCACCTGTCCTAAAGAAAGTTGCAGAACCCGTCGCTGAATTCAATGATGAGCTACGTGCACTTTGTAAGGATATGCTATTTACAATGTATCACGCTCCGGGAATTGGTCTCGCTGCTCCACAGATTGGAAAGAGCATTCGACTCTTCGTCATGGATATTGATTTCGATAGAGAAGAAGTAACTAGGGCCGACGGAAGTACCGATCACACTCTTTCTAACTTCAATCCATTAATATTTATAAATCCAATAATTAGCAACAGGCACGGTGAAGTACTCTACGAAGAAGGCTGCCTAAGCGTTCCAGGAATTTATGAAGAAGTTAAAAGGGCCGAGACAATTACCGTCGAGTACCAAGATATGTGGGGAGAGAAGCATTCAATAGATGCCGACGAACTTCTCTCAATTTGTATTCAGCATGAGAACGATCACCTTGAAGGTATCGTCTTCCTTGAAAGACTGAGTATGTTAAAGCAAAACTTCCTAAAGAAGAAATTCCTTAAGCAGAAAAAGAAGAAAGGAAACTAG
- the fmt gene encoding methionyl-tRNA formyltransferase, whose protein sequence is MKKLNVIFCGTPDFSVPALEMLFNHPHINLAHVITMPDRPAGRGQKLQSPPVAIFAKENRIPLIQTENINKEEAFLKKVSTEKIDAIVVLAFAQFLGSKVLELPKLGCFNIHTSLLPKYRGAAPIQYALLNGDKESGVSIQRMVKQMDAGDLVHSYPMPIDHNETGGQLYTRLKFQAALSLNTLVYELIDGSVTFKEQEHSLATFAPTLKKEDGYLDFTNKSCEEIHNQVRALIPWPGTWCSLNGKRLKVFSVEKSLKTTNTGNCDTSDGNLLIGCKDGTLRLTDVQIEGKKRCTDSSLINGMQNSTNEFKIN, encoded by the coding sequence ATGAAGAAGTTGAATGTAATCTTTTGTGGAACTCCTGACTTTTCTGTTCCCGCTCTTGAAATGCTATTCAATCATCCTCATATCAATCTTGCCCATGTCATTACAATGCCAGATAGGCCAGCAGGAAGAGGACAAAAACTTCAATCTCCACCGGTGGCAATTTTTGCAAAAGAAAATAGAATTCCACTTATCCAAACTGAGAATATAAATAAAGAAGAAGCATTTTTAAAAAAAGTAAGTACTGAAAAAATAGACGCTATTGTCGTTCTTGCTTTTGCACAATTTCTTGGATCTAAAGTTCTAGAACTTCCAAAACTTGGTTGCTTCAATATTCACACATCTCTTCTTCCAAAGTACAGAGGTGCCGCACCGATTCAATACGCTCTACTAAATGGAGATAAGGAAAGTGGAGTAAGTATTCAAAGAATGGTTAAACAGATGGACGCTGGAGACTTAGTTCATTCTTATCCGATGCCAATTGATCATAATGAAACAGGTGGACAACTATATACCCGCCTAAAGTTTCAAGCGGCCCTTAGTTTAAACACACTAGTATATGAACTCATTGACGGCTCTGTAACTTTTAAGGAACAAGAACACTCTCTCGCAACTTTTGCACCAACTCTAAAAAAAGAAGACGGCTATCTCGACTTTACAAATAAAAGTTGTGAAGAAATTCACAATCAAGTTAGAGCGCTCATTCCATGGCCAGGAACCTGGTGTAGCCTCAATGGGAAGAGACTCAAAGTTTTTTCCGTTGAAAAATCTCTCAAAACTACCAACACTGGCAATTGCGATACAAGTGATGGCAATCTACTTATTGGCTGTAAAGACGGAACACTTAGACTTACAGATGTTCAAATTGAAGGCAAGAAGAGATGCACAGACTCTTCTCTAATAAATGGAATGCAAAACTCTACAAATGAATTCAAAATAAACTAG
- the rpe gene encoding ribulose-phosphate 3-epimerase encodes MIISPSLLACDFLNIESELLAFKDFKDTWFHLDIMDSHFVPNLTFGHPIVKLISKKTEIPLDAHFMVTNPEFYIDTFKDYNIHNFTFHIEATDNALELVRKAKKLYPSVGLSIKPKTPLNSITEELLAEIDLILIMSVEPGFGGQSFIEESYKRVEHFNKLKEKFPQLMIQVDGGVTNNNAANLKKSGANNLVAGSYIFKDGPSTYKEKLESLRR; translated from the coding sequence ATGATTATTTCACCAAGTCTTTTAGCCTGTGATTTTTTAAATATTGAATCTGAACTTTTAGCATTCAAAGATTTCAAGGACACTTGGTTTCACTTAGATATTATGGACTCACACTTTGTTCCCAACTTAACGTTTGGTCATCCTATCGTGAAATTGATTTCTAAAAAAACCGAAATTCCACTCGATGCCCACTTTATGGTAACCAACCCTGAATTCTATATCGACACTTTTAAAGATTATAATATACATAACTTCACCTTCCATATTGAGGCGACAGATAATGCTCTCGAACTGGTAAGAAAAGCTAAGAAACTCTACCCTAGCGTTGGTCTATCGATAAAGCCCAAAACTCCTTTAAATTCTATTACTGAAGAGTTGCTAGCTGAAATTGATCTTATACTAATCATGTCGGTTGAACCTGGTTTTGGTGGACAATCATTCATTGAAGAAAGTTACAAGAGAGTCGAACACTTTAATAAATTAAAAGAAAAATTCCCTCAACTCATGATTCAAGTCGACGGTGGAGTGACTAACAATAATGCAGCAAACTTAAAGAAGTCTGGTGCAAATAATCTCGTTGCAGGCTCATATATATTTAAAGATGGCCCAAGCACGTACAAAGAAAAACTAGAAAGCTTAAGGAGATAG
- the hutH gene encoding histidine ammonia-lyase, with protein MSNVEKIIFNGKSLTIEQVHHIAFSKPGKVEVSICEKALERMKESRAYVHSIVEKGEPVYGINTGFGALSSMHIKKEELATLQLNLIRSHCTGTGRPFSREITRAIMILRANCLISGYSGIQPEIVQLILDFLNFDINPIVPEKGSVGASGDLAPLSHIALALIGEGEVIFDGKHSNSNFAIDQIGRKPAVLGPKDGLALINGTAVMAAIGACAVVEATNIMKIADISAALTLDGVKGTSKAYYEGITRLKPHPGQIDACENLNNLLKDSEIKDSHDDCGKVQDPYSLRCVPQVHGACRQTLTHARDVISIELNSVTDNPLIFLEEDSVVSGGNFHGEALALVMDYLAMGVAEICNICERRIEKMMNPSFSDLPAFLTKNSGLNSGLMIAHVTAAALTSENKYLCHPASVDSVPTSTDKEDHVSMGVTSGRKLLEVIDNAKTVLGIELLCNTQALDFQRPLKSSKALEAVHTLIRQHVPPIEDDRVFYKDMENIKKLISSNEIVLAATEHIEKLN; from the coding sequence ATGTCTAACGTTGAAAAAATAATCTTTAATGGCAAATCATTAACAATAGAACAAGTTCATCATATTGCTTTTTCAAAGCCTGGGAAAGTTGAAGTTAGTATTTGCGAAAAAGCTCTCGAAAGAATGAAAGAATCTCGCGCCTACGTTCACAGCATTGTTGAAAAAGGTGAACCTGTTTATGGTATAAATACTGGCTTTGGCGCTCTTTCAAGCATGCATATAAAGAAAGAAGAACTGGCCACCCTACAATTAAACTTAATTCGCTCTCACTGTACTGGTACAGGTCGACCTTTTAGTCGAGAGATTACTCGAGCAATTATGATCCTTAGGGCAAATTGTCTAATTTCTGGCTACTCAGGAATTCAACCTGAAATTGTTCAACTTATTTTAGACTTTTTAAACTTCGATATTAATCCAATTGTGCCAGAGAAGGGATCTGTTGGAGCCTCTGGAGATCTCGCTCCTTTATCACACATCGCTCTTGCCTTAATAGGAGAGGGAGAGGTGATATTTGACGGGAAGCACTCTAATTCAAATTTTGCGATCGACCAAATAGGAAGAAAGCCTGCAGTCCTTGGTCCAAAAGACGGCCTAGCTCTTATTAATGGAACAGCTGTTATGGCAGCCATTGGAGCCTGCGCAGTAGTCGAAGCTACAAATATAATGAAGATTGCAGATATAAGTGCCGCTCTCACATTGGACGGAGTGAAAGGAACAAGTAAAGCTTACTACGAGGGCATCACAAGACTTAAGCCACACCCTGGGCAAATTGATGCCTGTGAAAATCTTAACAACTTACTTAAGGATTCAGAAATTAAAGATTCTCACGATGACTGTGGGAAAGTACAAGACCCATATTCTCTACGCTGTGTTCCTCAAGTTCACGGAGCCTGTAGACAAACACTAACTCATGCAAGAGATGTTATTTCAATTGAACTTAACTCAGTAACCGATAATCCTCTTATTTTTCTTGAAGAGGACTCTGTTGTTAGTGGAGGAAATTTTCACGGGGAAGCACTTGCTCTAGTTATGGATTACTTAGCGATGGGTGTTGCAGAAATTTGTAATATTTGTGAGAGAAGAATTGAGAAAATGATGAATCCAAGTTTTTCTGATCTTCCAGCCTTCTTAACTAAGAACTCTGGCCTAAATTCAGGACTCATGATTGCTCACGTTACTGCAGCGGCATTGACATCAGAAAATAAGTACCTATGCCATCCAGCTTCTGTTGATAGTGTTCCAACATCAACAGATAAGGAAGACCACGTATCAATGGGTGTAACTTCAGGAAGAAAGTTATTAGAAGTTATTGATAACGCAAAAACAGTTCTTGGAATTGAACTTCTTTGTAATACGCAAGCATTAGACTTTCAAAGACCTTTAAAATCATCAAAGGCACTTGAAGCCGTGCATACACTCATCAGACAGCACGTTCCACCAATTGAAGACGACAGAGTATTTTACAAAGATATGGAAAATATAAAGAAGCTAATTTCATCTAATGAAATTGTTCTGGCAGCAACAGAACATATTGAAAAATTAAATTAG
- the hutI gene encoding imidazolonepropionase produces the protein MSLKAFRNFSQIVTLAKSFEKDGRHLQPEDLSIIEQASIVFDSDEIVWVGRDEDLLNEYQSVPSEDFHGKTLLPELVDSHTHLVFGGDRSSEYSMRLNGADYQDIANAGGGILSTMKATNLATHDELFESAVKRIERIYSYGVGTIEIKSGYGLNYEKEKECSLLISKLKDHFKGQVQISNTFMAAHAVPKKYESSNEYINKEVIPLLKELSEFGIIDAVDIFHEEGYFDEVDTQQLFDVASFLNIPVKSHADEFKDNKGAILAAKNHALSTDHLLCTGDDGIKALAGSNTVATLLPGTGFFLGKPQANARAFFDAGVKVAIASDYNPGSCHCDNVLLVASLAAPTYKMNIAELWSAITLNAAHALNLKKQGALVPGLAPRFTIFDTDNLDKITYHWGVNLCIR, from the coding sequence ATGAGCTTAAAGGCATTTAGAAATTTTTCTCAAATTGTAACCCTTGCCAAGAGTTTTGAAAAAGACGGAAGACATCTTCAACCAGAAGACCTCTCTATTATTGAGCAGGCTTCAATTGTTTTCGACAGTGACGAAATTGTTTGGGTCGGAAGAGATGAAGACCTGCTAAATGAATATCAGTCTGTTCCGTCAGAAGATTTTCACGGCAAAACTTTACTTCCAGAACTTGTTGATTCGCACACACACCTTGTTTTTGGTGGCGATAGATCATCAGAATATTCTATGCGACTAAACGGTGCTGACTACCAAGATATTGCAAATGCAGGTGGCGGTATACTTTCCACCATGAAAGCAACAAACCTTGCAACCCATGACGAATTATTTGAATCTGCAGTAAAGAGAATTGAAAGAATCTATAGCTATGGTGTTGGTACAATAGAAATTAAAAGTGGGTACGGCCTCAACTATGAGAAAGAAAAAGAGTGCTCTCTCCTTATTTCTAAACTTAAGGATCACTTCAAAGGCCAAGTGCAAATTAGTAACACCTTTATGGCCGCTCACGCAGTTCCTAAAAAATATGAGAGCTCAAACGAATATATAAATAAAGAAGTTATTCCTCTCCTAAAAGAGCTTTCAGAGTTTGGAATTATTGATGCCGTCGATATTTTCCACGAGGAAGGATACTTTGATGAAGTTGATACTCAACAGTTATTTGATGTTGCCTCATTTTTAAATATTCCAGTTAAGAGTCACGCAGATGAATTCAAGGATAACAAGGGTGCAATACTAGCAGCAAAGAATCATGCCTTAAGTACTGATCACTTACTCTGCACAGGCGATGATGGCATTAAAGCACTTGCAGGATCTAATACCGTAGCAACACTACTTCCTGGTACTGGATTTTTTCTAGGGAAACCTCAGGCCAATGCTCGTGCCTTTTTTGACGCTGGCGTAAAAGTTGCTATTGCTTCAGATTACAATCCTGGCTCATGTCATTGTGACAATGTTTTACTAGTTGCCTCCCTCGCTGCTCCTACCTATAAGATGAATATTGCTGAACTCTGGTCTGCTATTACACTCAATGCAGCTCATGCACTAAACCTCAAAAAACAAGGAGCTCTTGTTCCTGGACTAGCGCCTAGATTTACAATTTTTGATACGGATAATTTAGATAAAATTACTTATCACTGGGGTGTTAACCTTTGCATTCGTTAA